Proteins co-encoded in one Synechococcus elongatus PCC 6301 genomic window:
- the bioB gene encoding biotin synthase BioB, producing the protein MEAIRHDWTLEEIEDLLNTPLLELVHRAQTVHRDYQPANAIQLATLLSVKTGGCSENCAYCPQSAHYNTEVDPQSTLPIETVLEQAERAKAAGASRFCMGWAWREIRDGAQFDAMLEMVQGVRQLGLEACVTAGMLSDRQAERLAEAGLTAYNHNLDTSPEFYGEIISTRTYADRLATLERVRQAGISVCCGGIIGMGEGQRDRAGLLQVLATLNPHPESVPINALVPVEGTPLGDRDRLDPLDLVRMCAVARILMPKARVRLSAGRTALSREAQVLCFLAGANSIFYGDTLLTTANPVCEADRQLLADIGAEALEVVTA; encoded by the coding sequence ATGGAAGCTATCCGCCACGACTGGACTCTCGAAGAAATCGAAGATCTCCTCAACACGCCGCTCCTCGAGTTAGTTCATCGCGCGCAGACGGTTCACCGCGACTATCAACCGGCTAACGCCATCCAACTGGCGACCTTGCTCAGCGTCAAGACCGGCGGTTGCAGCGAAAACTGCGCCTACTGCCCTCAGTCGGCTCACTACAACACTGAGGTCGATCCTCAGTCCACCCTGCCAATCGAAACGGTTTTAGAACAGGCAGAACGGGCCAAGGCCGCTGGTGCCAGTCGTTTTTGCATGGGCTGGGCTTGGCGGGAAATCCGGGATGGGGCGCAGTTCGACGCCATGCTGGAAATGGTGCAAGGCGTCCGCCAATTAGGACTCGAAGCTTGCGTCACCGCTGGTATGCTCAGCGATCGCCAAGCGGAACGGCTGGCTGAGGCTGGTTTGACGGCCTATAACCACAACCTCGACACCAGCCCCGAGTTCTACGGCGAGATTATTTCGACGCGCACCTATGCCGATCGCCTTGCCACGCTGGAACGGGTGCGGCAGGCCGGCATTAGTGTTTGCTGCGGCGGCATCATTGGCATGGGAGAAGGGCAGCGCGATCGCGCCGGATTGCTGCAGGTACTCGCAACCCTCAATCCTCATCCCGAAAGTGTGCCAATCAATGCCCTAGTGCCAGTTGAAGGAACGCCTTTAGGCGATCGCGATCGCCTCGATCCGTTGGATTTGGTGCGGATGTGCGCCGTCGCTCGGATTTTGATGCCCAAAGCGCGGGTTCGCCTCAGTGCGGGTCGCACCGCCCTCAGCCGCGAAGCCCAAGTCCTTTGCTTCCTGGCAGGGGCTAACTCGATCTTCTACGGCGATACCTTGCTGACCACAGCGAATCCTGTCTGTGAGGCCGATCGCCAACTGCTCGCCGACATCGGTGCCGAAGCGCTTGAAGTGGTGACGGCTTAG
- the trpA gene encoding tryptophan synthase subunit alpha — protein sequence MTAISDCFAALRSQGRCALIPFLTAGDPDLETTRQALLALDREGADLIELGVPYSDPLADGPVIQAAATRALQAGTRLDDVLALLKDVRSQIKAPIVLFTYCNPILNRGFEAFLDQIAAAGANGLVVPDLPLEESQRLSEVAAERGIDLILLIAPTSSADRIAAISKQARGFIYLVSVTGVTGMRQGMQSRVADLLQEIRQGTDKPIGVGFGISGAEQARQVRDWGADGVIVGSAFVNRLQEQGVEGVATLCRELRQAIDRQPVLS from the coding sequence ATGACTGCAATTTCTGACTGCTTTGCCGCCCTGCGATCGCAGGGACGCTGTGCATTGATCCCGTTTTTGACGGCGGGCGACCCGGATTTAGAAACCACCCGTCAGGCATTGCTGGCCCTCGATCGGGAAGGTGCTGACCTGATCGAGTTGGGTGTGCCCTACTCTGATCCGCTGGCTGACGGGCCCGTGATTCAAGCAGCAGCAACGCGTGCCCTGCAAGCGGGGACGCGACTGGATGATGTCTTGGCACTGCTCAAGGACGTGCGATCGCAGATCAAAGCGCCGATTGTGCTGTTTACCTATTGCAACCCAATTCTGAACCGCGGCTTCGAAGCCTTCTTGGATCAGATCGCGGCAGCTGGCGCGAATGGTTTGGTTGTACCCGATCTGCCCTTGGAAGAGTCCCAACGTCTCTCAGAAGTCGCAGCTGAGCGTGGCATTGATTTGATTCTGCTGATTGCACCGACGAGTTCCGCTGATCGCATTGCAGCGATTAGTAAGCAGGCTCGTGGCTTTATCTACCTTGTCAGCGTCACCGGTGTCACTGGGATGCGCCAAGGGATGCAGTCCCGTGTTGCGGATCTCCTGCAAGAAATTCGCCAAGGGACTGATAAGCCGATCGGGGTTGGCTTCGGGATTTCGGGAGCAGAGCAAGCTCGACAAGTGCGCGATTGGGGCGCCGATGGTGTGATCGTTGGCAGCGCCTTCGTGAATCGCCTGCAAGAGCAGGGCGTGGAAGGGGTGGCCACACTCTGTCGGGAACTACGGCAGGCGATCGATCGCCAACCCGTCCTGTCCTAA
- a CDS encoding ribbon-helix-helix protein, CopG family: MNNHARSEEEILIQSIESGEWHSVDSLSSEIKRYQNYAQAQSETEIKVTLSLSEVHQLQATAEQLETSVSELIAQAVRRYLHVDTVVRDPAISD, from the coding sequence ATGAATAACCATGCTCGATCGGAAGAAGAAATCTTGATTCAATCGATAGAGTCGGGTGAGTGGCATTCAGTGGATTCACTCAGCTCAGAGATTAAACGCTATCAAAATTATGCCCAAGCACAATCAGAAACAGAAATAAAAGTTACTCTAAGCCTGTCTGAGGTTCATCAACTTCAAGCAACAGCAGAGCAGCTAGAGACATCAGTATCAGAACTGATCGCCCAAGCAGTCCGCCGTTATCTTCACGTCGATACAGTTGTTAGGGATCCAGCAATCTCTGATTAA
- a CDS encoding peptide ligase PGM1-related protein gives MDAVRQSFQQLQNELRRDWCGIEAGGLASDYDILVVPSLSLDAHELQKISGVLFYEERLLFSLIRLRDPRTRVIYVTSEPLPPLVIDYYLQLLPGIPFSHARDRLLLLSTCDSSLKPLTQKILERPRLLERIRRALRPGSSFMTCFNSSPLERELSVALRVPLFAADPDLLEWGTKAGSRSLFAECGLPHPAGSPLMDSVEDLAAAAAELWQDQPQAQRFVIKLNQGFSGEGNALLDLRPIAQQSPDRVGLTAASQAIAQQFPVMRFQAAHETWQNFQGRITDLGAIAELFIEGEVKRSPSVQGCIHPSGQVEILSTHDQILGGPDGQIYLGCRFPADPAYRLQLQKWGEQIGEALAQRGALERFGVDFVAVNQGGDHWELQAIEINLRKGGTTHPFMTLKYLTNGYYDPQSGQFCSELGQPKYYVATDNLQSPRYRGVLPQDLMDIIAANQLHFDSSTKTGTVFHLMGCLSQYGKLGLTSIGNSPEQAQALYDEVVSVLDRETDPATSPAGSALPVSWAV, from the coding sequence ATGGACGCCGTGCGGCAGTCGTTTCAGCAACTGCAAAATGAGCTGCGCCGCGATTGGTGTGGGATTGAAGCAGGAGGACTAGCCAGCGACTACGACATTTTGGTCGTCCCCTCCCTCAGCCTGGATGCCCATGAGCTGCAGAAAATTTCCGGCGTCCTGTTCTACGAAGAGCGTCTCCTCTTTTCCCTGATTCGGCTACGTGATCCGCGCACCCGCGTCATCTATGTCACCTCGGAACCGTTACCACCGTTAGTGATTGACTACTACCTACAACTGCTGCCAGGGATTCCCTTTTCCCACGCTCGCGATCGCCTGCTCCTACTCTCGACTTGCGATTCCTCGCTCAAACCGCTAACCCAGAAAATTCTGGAACGCCCTCGCCTGCTAGAGCGGATTCGCCGTGCTTTGCGCCCCGGCAGTTCCTTTATGACTTGCTTCAACAGCAGTCCACTAGAGCGGGAATTATCCGTGGCTCTCCGGGTCCCCCTGTTTGCCGCTGATCCAGATTTATTGGAATGGGGCACCAAAGCCGGTAGCCGATCGCTCTTTGCAGAATGTGGGCTGCCCCATCCGGCGGGCAGTCCGCTGATGGATAGTGTGGAAGACTTGGCAGCAGCAGCAGCTGAACTCTGGCAAGACCAGCCCCAAGCTCAGCGCTTTGTGATCAAGCTCAATCAAGGCTTTTCCGGGGAAGGGAATGCGCTGCTGGATTTACGCCCGATCGCGCAACAATCACCCGATCGCGTAGGACTGACCGCTGCCAGTCAGGCGATCGCTCAGCAATTTCCGGTGATGCGTTTTCAAGCGGCTCATGAAACTTGGCAGAACTTCCAAGGACGGATCACTGATTTGGGCGCGATCGCCGAATTATTCATTGAGGGCGAAGTGAAGCGATCGCCCAGCGTCCAAGGCTGCATTCATCCGAGTGGACAAGTAGAAATCCTCTCGACCCACGATCAGATTTTGGGAGGACCGGATGGACAAATTTATTTGGGCTGCCGCTTCCCAGCCGATCCGGCCTATCGCCTGCAACTGCAAAAGTGGGGCGAGCAGATCGGTGAAGCCCTCGCTCAACGCGGGGCCTTGGAGCGATTTGGTGTCGATTTTGTTGCTGTGAATCAAGGCGGCGATCACTGGGAGCTACAGGCGATCGAGATCAACCTGCGCAAGGGCGGCACGACCCATCCCTTTATGACGCTCAAGTATTTAACCAACGGCTACTACGATCCTCAATCCGGCCAGTTTTGTAGCGAACTCGGCCAGCCAAAATACTATGTTGCCACTGACAATTTGCAATCGCCGCGCTATCGCGGCGTCTTGCCTCAAGACCTGATGGACATCATTGCCGCCAACCAACTCCACTTCGATAGCAGCACCAAAACCGGCACCGTGTTTCACCTCATGGGTTGTCTGTCGCAGTACGGCAAGCTGGGGCTCACGAGCATTGGCAATAGTCCCGAGCAGGCACAAGCGCTCTATGACGAAGTGGTTTCAGTGCTCGATCGTGAAACCGATCCGGCCACCAGCCCTGCAGGTTCGGCGCTGCCGGTGAGTTGGGCCGTCTAA
- a CDS encoding homocysteine biosynthesis protein, translated as MRTIAEINEKIQAGRAVVWTATEVKARAPELGIAAIAQQVDVITTGTFEPMEASGAILNLGQTDPPIKIRQCWLNDVRAYSGFGAADLLLGASEESEDPEAEYGGGQVIADLIAGQKVRLRAIGQGTDCYPRRSFETTIDRDSINQFYLFNPPNLYQNFIVGVNGGDETLYTYLEPLLPNLGNAVYANPGAIAPLFNDPDLVSIGIGTRIFLGGGVGYIAWEGTQHFPLQKRLPNRTPVGPAATLALIGDAKQMLPDWVRGCYFQNYGASLMLGVGIPLAVTTEAVVAACAVTDDQIVAPVVDFSIPRRVRPTFGLVSYAKLKSGSIMLEGQRIRTAPLASLYRSQQVAELLKQWIEAGEFLLTEPVASLPSDRQFQPQDQRSPSALNDE; from the coding sequence ATGCGCACGATTGCAGAAATCAATGAAAAAATCCAGGCCGGTCGCGCCGTTGTTTGGACAGCTACGGAGGTTAAAGCCCGTGCACCGGAGTTAGGGATCGCTGCGATCGCCCAGCAAGTTGATGTGATTACCACCGGCACCTTTGAGCCGATGGAAGCCTCGGGGGCGATCCTTAATCTCGGTCAAACCGATCCGCCGATCAAAATTCGCCAATGCTGGTTGAATGATGTGCGCGCCTACTCAGGCTTTGGCGCAGCAGATTTACTTTTGGGTGCCAGTGAAGAAAGTGAGGATCCGGAAGCAGAGTATGGCGGCGGGCAGGTGATTGCCGATCTGATCGCGGGTCAGAAAGTGCGATTGCGGGCGATCGGGCAAGGAACAGATTGCTATCCGCGCCGCAGCTTTGAAACCACGATCGATCGCGACAGCATCAACCAGTTCTATCTCTTCAATCCCCCCAATCTCTATCAAAACTTCATCGTTGGCGTGAATGGTGGCGACGAGACGCTCTACACCTACCTCGAGCCGCTGCTGCCGAATCTGGGCAACGCTGTCTATGCCAATCCGGGAGCGATCGCTCCACTGTTCAATGATCCAGATCTGGTCAGCATTGGCATCGGTACCCGCATTTTTCTGGGCGGCGGTGTTGGCTACATCGCTTGGGAAGGCACGCAGCATTTCCCGCTGCAAAAGCGTTTACCCAATCGCACTCCGGTGGGTCCAGCGGCGACCTTGGCGTTGATCGGTGACGCTAAGCAGATGTTGCCGGATTGGGTGCGGGGCTGCTATTTCCAGAACTACGGCGCGTCCTTGATGTTGGGTGTTGGCATCCCCTTGGCGGTGACTACAGAAGCTGTCGTTGCGGCCTGTGCCGTCACGGATGATCAAATCGTGGCCCCGGTCGTCGATTTCTCGATCCCGCGCCGCGTCCGTCCCACCTTTGGTCTGGTCAGTTACGCCAAGCTCAAGTCCGGCAGCATCATGCTGGAAGGCCAACGGATTCGAACAGCACCACTCGCCAGCCTCTATCGATCGCAGCAGGTTGCCGAACTGCTCAAGCAGTGGATTGAAGCCGGTGAATTCCTTCTGACCGAGCCGGTTGCTAGCCTACCCAGCGATCGCCAGTTCCAACCCCAGGATCAGCGTTCGCCTTCAGCTCTCAACGACGAATAG
- a CDS encoding pentapeptide repeat-containing protein, giving the protein MATKTTAPTGASLSWQVTAPPAVDLVVSLPQPSLDCLSGTVTLAIRGGRLPQVQPKSLALLVDGPHDLKWEQTPTGWVGWRERPGLTQLRWRLPAHTQPYPVNWVVTLADLVLVQTWGLWNHDLSPNAQVLAERLILKHWLRSLPSTPDGAILASTTEPTERTLDWDQSLAALLPTVLAGYDGWQSLGLDPQQDFVGANLTSVDWRGSDWSGCDLRRTNWRGANLNDVDFSGADLRHSRWAGADLSGALLSDARLRGADFRRASLALVNLAGADLSQADLREANLSRANFTGANVVGARFGGNVGLDEAQIMTLRDRGALFVVES; this is encoded by the coding sequence ATGGCCACCAAGACGACCGCACCAACGGGTGCCAGTTTGTCCTGGCAGGTGACAGCCCCACCTGCTGTTGATTTAGTCGTATCCCTGCCCCAGCCCTCGCTTGACTGTTTGTCGGGCACAGTCACCCTCGCGATTCGGGGTGGACGACTTCCACAAGTGCAGCCGAAATCACTCGCACTACTCGTAGATGGCCCGCACGATCTGAAGTGGGAGCAAACGCCTACAGGTTGGGTGGGTTGGCGAGAACGACCGGGTCTTACTCAGTTGCGCTGGCGGCTACCGGCTCACACTCAGCCCTATCCGGTCAACTGGGTCGTCACCTTAGCGGACTTAGTGCTTGTTCAAACTTGGGGACTGTGGAACCACGATCTCTCGCCCAATGCCCAGGTTTTGGCGGAGCGCTTGATTCTTAAACATTGGCTGCGATCGCTTCCATCCACGCCAGACGGGGCCATTTTGGCTTCAACCACAGAACCCACGGAGCGAACACTGGATTGGGATCAGTCTTTAGCCGCACTCTTGCCAACGGTTTTGGCAGGCTATGACGGCTGGCAGTCTTTGGGCCTTGATCCTCAACAGGATTTCGTGGGCGCGAATCTCACCAGTGTGGATTGGCGCGGCAGTGATTGGAGTGGTTGTGACCTACGACGCACCAACTGGCGCGGGGCCAACCTGAATGATGTTGATTTCTCCGGGGCAGATCTACGCCATAGCCGTTGGGCTGGAGCCGATCTTTCGGGAGCATTGCTCAGTGATGCGCGCTTACGTGGGGCAGATTTCCGGCGGGCAAGCCTCGCGCTGGTCAATCTGGCAGGAGCGGATCTCTCCCAAGCGGATCTGCGGGAAGCCAATCTGAGCCGTGCTAATTTCACCGGCGCGAATGTAGTGGGGGCTCGTTTTGGCGGCAATGTCGGCTTGGATGAAGCACAGATTATGACTCTGCGCGATCGCGGGGCGCTATTCGTCGTTGAGAGCTGA
- a CDS encoding DUF1257 domain-containing protein yields the protein MSHFSTLRTKISDAVILKQSLRDLGIAVQENADVRGYNGQRVRADLVATLEGDYDLGWSRNSDGSFDLIADLWGVAKKHNQTELINAINQKYAVNKTLAEVKRPGLSNANVKLVLQ from the coding sequence ATGTCTCACTTCAGTACCCTTCGCACCAAGATTAGTGATGCTGTGATCCTGAAGCAGTCGCTGCGCGATCTCGGAATTGCGGTGCAAGAAAATGCCGACGTGCGAGGCTACAACGGCCAGCGCGTGCGGGCTGACTTGGTTGCCACTCTGGAAGGCGACTACGATCTGGGCTGGTCGCGCAATAGCGATGGCTCTTTTGATCTGATCGCTGACCTCTGGGGCGTCGCCAAAAAGCATAATCAGACCGAACTGATCAATGCCATTAACCAAAAATACGCCGTCAATAAAACCCTGGCCGAGGTCAAACGGCCTGGCCTAAGCAATGCCAACGTCAAACTGGTGTTGCAATAG
- a CDS encoding DUF4168 domain-containing protein has product MIHHWYKSLLPLVLAVWLMPLAARADDFPSPEEIDSFARSALEIEQLRQTTLNDIRDKLGQSAVPSLRCHQRDVWQQYEPSVRRSFEQFCRQSAQILDRNGLSPSRFIEIRKMQNSNPTLKNRVQTQLMQLMR; this is encoded by the coding sequence ATGATTCATCACTGGTACAAGTCCTTGCTACCGCTCGTGCTTGCGGTCTGGCTCATGCCGCTAGCCGCCCGAGCTGATGATTTTCCGAGCCCTGAGGAAATCGATAGTTTTGCGCGGTCTGCGCTGGAAATTGAGCAACTGCGACAGACAACACTCAATGATATTCGTGACAAGCTGGGGCAGTCAGCGGTGCCCTCCCTGCGGTGTCATCAGCGGGATGTTTGGCAGCAGTACGAGCCGAGCGTGCGCCGATCATTTGAGCAGTTTTGTCGCCAGTCGGCCCAAATCCTCGATCGCAATGGCCTGAGCCCCAGCCGCTTCATCGAAATTCGGAAGATGCAAAACAGTAATCCGACCCTCAAAAATCGCGTTCAAACCCAGCTAATGCAGCTGATGCGCTAG
- a CDS encoding BrnT family toxin encodes MKAFCWDAEKNKQLKAERGVQFEQVVLAIQQGQLLDILQHHNPEKYPHQRIFIVKFNNYIYCVPFIEDDQTIFLKTIIPNRKMTKRYRGS; translated from the coding sequence ATGAAAGCTTTTTGCTGGGACGCAGAGAAAAATAAGCAGTTAAAAGCTGAACGTGGTGTGCAGTTTGAGCAAGTAGTCCTTGCAATTCAGCAAGGCCAGCTTCTTGATATTCTTCAGCATCACAATCCTGAAAAATATCCGCATCAACGTATTTTTATTGTCAAGTTCAACAACTATATCTACTGTGTTCCTTTTATTGAAGACGATCAAACAATTTTCCTTAAAACGATTATCCCCAACCGAAAAATGACAAAGAGATATCGAGGCTCTTAA
- a CDS encoding phosphoribosylanthranilate isomerase, translating into MGLRIKICGLRDPQQAIAIADLGATAIGFIAVRQSPRYVSPAQVAEIAQALQKTHPTVNRVGVFANATAEELEAYVAAGITSLQLHGDETLADSQRWRDRFPALELIKALRIRSTADLALAESFTDCVDTLLLDAYHPQMLGGTGATLDWQALQAFQPSRPWLLAGGLTPENITTALSQLHPAGIDLSSGVERSPGDKDLEKVTALFSSLARNSLLK; encoded by the coding sequence ATGGGCCTACGCATTAAAATCTGCGGACTGCGCGATCCTCAACAAGCGATCGCGATCGCCGATCTGGGCGCAACGGCGATCGGCTTCATTGCGGTACGGCAGTCACCCCGCTATGTTTCCCCTGCCCAAGTCGCTGAGATTGCTCAGGCTTTGCAGAAGACCCATCCGACCGTCAATCGTGTCGGTGTGTTTGCCAATGCCACGGCTGAAGAACTAGAAGCCTACGTGGCTGCGGGAATCACCAGCCTTCAACTCCATGGCGATGAAACCCTAGCAGACAGTCAGCGTTGGCGCGATCGCTTCCCTGCATTGGAATTGATCAAAGCCCTACGAATTCGCTCAACCGCTGACTTGGCGCTGGCAGAGTCCTTTACAGACTGCGTAGACACGCTGCTGCTCGATGCCTACCACCCTCAGATGCTGGGAGGGACTGGTGCAACCTTGGATTGGCAGGCATTGCAAGCCTTTCAACCCTCTCGCCCTTGGCTGCTTGCAGGTGGTCTAACACCTGAGAACATCACGACCGCGCTATCCCAGCTTCACCCCGCTGGTATTGATCTCTCCAGTGGTGTTGAGCGATCGCCCGGTGATAAGGATCTGGAGAAAGTTACGGCTTTATTCTCTTCTCTAGCCAGAAATAGTCTCTTGAAATGA
- a CDS encoding stress-responsive protein Ycf46, protein MREELGILLQAQYPLIYLITSEEERSERSLATLAQTCGSRQLFLWTVTHGVIEYGQPRQVAHHSTVSPEAAIEWVVRHKGPGIYVFKDLHPFIESPAVTRWLRDAIAQFKSAEKTIILMSPVQTVPVELEKDVVVLDFPLPDLAELGSVLDRELDRRSLPRPSESGREKLLKATLGLTRDEAEKVYRKAQVTTGRLTEAEVDVILSEKQQLIRRNGILEFIEEDETLDAVGGLEELKHWLRQRSGAFSEKARSYGLPQPKGMLILGVPGCGKSLIAKTTSRLWGLPLLRLDIGRVYDGSTVGRSEANLRNALKTAESIAPAILFIDELDKAFAGSAGSADSDGGTSSRIFGSFLTWMQEKRSPVFVMATANRVERLPGEFLRKGRFDEIFFVDLPTPEERAEIFRIHLAKRKRPLDRFDLEQLAKVSDGFSGAEIEQALIAAMYEAFAQEREFTQLDIIAAIKSTLPLSKTMNEQVAALRDWARQRARPAAASVAEYQRLEF, encoded by the coding sequence ATGCGCGAAGAATTGGGCATTCTGCTACAAGCGCAGTACCCGCTGATTTATCTCATCACTTCGGAAGAAGAACGCAGCGAGCGCTCCCTGGCAACGCTGGCTCAGACTTGTGGGTCGCGGCAGTTGTTCCTCTGGACGGTGACCCACGGCGTTATCGAATACGGCCAGCCCCGGCAAGTCGCTCACCACAGCACCGTCTCACCTGAAGCTGCAATCGAGTGGGTGGTGCGTCATAAGGGGCCAGGTATCTATGTTTTCAAAGACCTGCATCCCTTTATTGAGTCTCCAGCTGTTACGCGATGGCTGCGGGATGCGATCGCCCAATTTAAATCTGCTGAGAAGACAATCATCCTAATGTCACCGGTGCAAACGGTGCCGGTGGAGCTGGAGAAGGATGTGGTTGTCCTCGATTTCCCGCTGCCGGATCTGGCGGAATTGGGATCCGTGCTCGATCGCGAACTCGACCGGCGATCGCTGCCCCGTCCTTCTGAATCGGGTCGTGAAAAACTGCTGAAAGCAACCTTGGGATTGACTCGTGACGAAGCCGAAAAGGTTTACCGCAAGGCGCAAGTGACGACGGGGCGGCTGACTGAAGCCGAAGTTGATGTCATCCTCTCGGAAAAACAGCAGCTGATTCGCCGCAACGGCATTCTAGAGTTCATCGAAGAAGATGAAACCCTCGATGCGGTTGGTGGTCTAGAAGAACTGAAGCACTGGCTGCGGCAGCGATCGGGCGCCTTTTCTGAGAAAGCACGCAGTTACGGTTTGCCCCAACCCAAAGGCATGTTGATCCTCGGGGTGCCGGGCTGTGGAAAGTCGCTAATTGCGAAAACAACCTCGCGATTGTGGGGACTACCGCTGCTGAGGCTGGATATTGGTCGGGTCTATGACGGCTCGACTGTGGGGCGATCGGAAGCGAACTTACGCAATGCTTTGAAAACGGCGGAATCGATCGCGCCGGCAATTCTGTTCATCGATGAGCTGGATAAAGCCTTCGCTGGTTCAGCGGGTTCTGCAGATTCAGATGGCGGTACCTCCAGTCGCATCTTCGGTTCCTTCCTGACTTGGATGCAGGAAAAGCGATCGCCGGTGTTTGTGATGGCGACGGCAAACCGCGTCGAACGGTTGCCCGGCGAATTTCTGCGCAAAGGTCGCTTCGACGAGATCTTTTTCGTCGATCTCCCAACGCCGGAAGAACGAGCGGAAATCTTTCGCATTCACTTGGCCAAGCGCAAGCGTCCTCTCGATCGCTTTGACCTTGAACAACTGGCCAAAGTCTCGGATGGCTTTTCAGGTGCCGAGATTGAACAAGCTTTGATTGCAGCGATGTATGAGGCTTTTGCCCAAGAGCGCGAATTTACGCAGCTCGACATCATTGCCGCAATCAAGTCCACGCTGCCCCTCTCCAAAACCATGAATGAACAAGTGGCAGCGCTGCGGGACTGGGCTCGACAGCGAGCTCGACCCGCTGCGGCCTCCGTCGCTGAATATCAGCGACTGGAGTTCTAA
- the ndhL gene encoding NAD(P)H-quinone oxidoreductase subunit L, whose protein sequence is MTVTLIIAALYLALAGAYLLVVPAALYLYLQKRWYVASSWERAFMYFLVFFFFPGLLLLAPLLNFRPRSRQIPA, encoded by the coding sequence ATGACTGTGACTCTGATCATTGCAGCCTTGTACCTTGCCCTCGCTGGGGCTTATCTGTTGGTGGTTCCGGCGGCACTGTACCTGTACCTCCAAAAACGCTGGTATGTCGCCAGCTCTTGGGAACGGGCTTTCATGTACTTTTTGGTCTTCTTCTTCTTCCCAGGACTGCTGTTGCTGGCACCGCTGCTGAACTTCCGGCCGCGATCGCGCCAGATCCCAGCCTAG
- a CDS encoding DUF3007 family protein: MRRLDILLLGAGLVGTGALLYSVLQRFGLAEFDAGIWSEALLVGGVVLWSLTYVFRVLTKRMTYAQQLRDYEEAVLQKRLEELSPEELASLQAEVEAERQARSQESSQS; encoded by the coding sequence ATGCGACGCCTAGACATCCTGCTACTGGGAGCAGGCTTGGTGGGAACGGGGGCGCTGCTCTACAGCGTCCTACAGCGCTTTGGCTTAGCCGAGTTTGATGCGGGCATTTGGAGCGAAGCCCTGCTGGTGGGCGGCGTGGTGCTCTGGAGCTTGACCTATGTCTTTCGGGTATTGACCAAGCGGATGACCTACGCGCAGCAACTACGCGACTACGAAGAAGCCGTCTTGCAAAAACGCCTTGAAGAACTGTCGCCGGAAGAGCTGGCTAGCCTGCAAGCTGAAGTAGAAGCTGAGCGACAAGCGCGATCGCAAGAGTCCTCTCAGTCCTAA
- the psaK gene encoding photosystem I reaction center subunit PsaK — translation MNPTTVEWNANVAAIMITANLFAIAIGYFAIRNRGVGPALPVPLPAIFSGFGLPELLATASFGHLLGAGFVLGLAQAGLL, via the coding sequence ATGAACCCAACCACGGTGGAATGGAACGCCAATGTCGCCGCAATCATGATCACCGCCAACCTGTTTGCGATCGCGATCGGCTACTTTGCCATCCGCAACCGCGGCGTGGGCCCGGCATTACCGGTGCCGCTACCCGCAATTTTTAGTGGTTTTGGTCTGCCCGAGTTATTGGCAACCGCCAGCTTTGGCCATCTACTGGGTGCTGGTTTCGTCCTAGGACTAGCCCAAGCAGGCTTGCTCTAG